The following proteins come from a genomic window of Triticum aestivum cultivar Chinese Spring chromosome 6A, IWGSC CS RefSeq v2.1, whole genome shotgun sequence:
- the LOC123130289 gene encoding uncharacterized protein — MLSLRLSTSGTSTGLGRFAAARLAAAARGGRSVSAAPGMEHPRDDTHNTKEDVTSHPFGVAYSTRSDEEGFGGVYARDDDRPAFSRPTAEAHPTHPPDHDTSQVKEEKARHLKDDKHAT; from the exons ATGCTCTCGCTCAGGTTGTCTACTAGTGGCACCAGCACAGGACTCGGCCGGTTCGCCGCCGCGAGGTTGGCGGCCGCAGCTCGTGGAGGGAGGAGCGTGTCCGCCGCGCCCGGCATGGAGCACCCGCGCGACGACACGCACAACACCAAAGA GGACGTGACGAGCCACCCGTTCGGGGTGGCCTACTCCACGAGGTCGGACGAGGAAGGCTTCGGCGGGGTGTACGCGAGGGACGACGACCGGCCGGCGTTCAGCCGTCCAACTGCCGAGGCGCATCCGACCCATCCTCCTG ACCATGATACCTCGCAGGTGAAGGAGGAGAAGGCGCGCCATCTCAAGGACGACAAGCACGCCACCTAG